The following proteins are encoded in a genomic region of Xenopus laevis strain J_2021 chromosome 3L, Xenopus_laevis_v10.1, whole genome shotgun sequence:
- the LOC121401378 gene encoding uncharacterized protein LOC121401378 isoform X2 has translation MQQEPFAGWESLNSMSSRSRRSRSSSRGSPRRRSHHSRKAVEKECSICDNPAMHNKKVCLMCWESMSGKRADDQWSAMRDWFKESMSKSLEDLVGTVTANVIQKVGPSAPVMGKESRDPKVPAECEARQQGAARCSLSATSEEEEELIVLDEDSSFDLDLIEPLVKAVRKVLELEDTEQEKKQDRMFKSSGKKDLVFPVHDVLKDIIKEEWAVPDKKYSEPRHMKKMYPYAEGDVSRWTNPPKVDAAITRVARKTTLPVDEGVSLKDPVERRQDTVLRKAYSVSGLLCKPAVAVTCVAKASKIWLQEIETELQLAGDKDKMGHLVGDIKVAIDFITDASLEVLKLAARNMGYAVAARRMLWLKHWQADTPSKFNLCALPFEGELLFGPKLDSIISKASAGKSSFLPQERRVRRQPVRAGWADRMPFKDAKTYRPGKQFDRQPFWRNRGQNQLKKEFKQGKPKSF, from the exons ATGCAGCAGGAGCCGTTTGCTGGTTGGGAGAGCCTGAAT AGCATGAGTTCTAGGAGCCGGAGATCCCGGTCATCCTCTAGGGG GTCACCTAGAAGGAGGAGTCATCATTCAAGGAAGGCGGTGGAAAAAGAGTGTTCAATATGTGATAATCCAGCGATGCATAACAAAAAAGTATGCCTAATGTGCTGGGAATCTATGTCTGGCAAAAGAGCAGATGATCAATGGAGTGCTATGAGAGACTGGTTTAAGGAGTCTATGTCTAAATCACTGGAGGACCTAGTAGGAACTGTGACAGCTAATGTGATACAGAAAGTGGGTCCCAGTGCCCCAGTAATGGGGAAAGAGAGCCGTGATCCTAAGGTGCCTGCGGAGTGTGAAGCACGTCAGCAGGGGGCAGCAAGGTGTAGCCTTTCGGCTActtcagaggaggaagaggagctaATTGTATTGGATGAAGATTCCTCGTTTGATTTGGATCTAATAGAACCTCTAGTAAAAGCTGTCCGGAAAGTATTGGAACTAGAGGACACTGAACAAGAGAAAAAGCAGGACAGAATGTTTAAATCATCAGGAAAGAAAGATCTGGTATTTCCAGTCCACGATGTACTGAAAGATATTATTAAGGAAGAGTGGGCAGTACCAGATAAAAAGTACTCAGAACCTAGACACATGAAGAAGATGTACCCGTATGCGGAGGGGGATGTGAGTCGGTGGACCAACCCCCCCAAAGTGGATGCTGCCATCACAAGGGTGGCTCGTAAGACCACATTGCCAGTGGATGAGGGGGTTTCCTTGAAGGATCCTGTAGAAAGGAGACAGGATACAGTGCTGAGGAAGGCCTATTCAGTTTCGGGGCTACTCTGCAAGCCAGCGGTAGCAGTCACGTGTGTGGCAAAGGCATCCAAAATCTGGCTGCAAGAGATAGAAACTGAGCTGCAGCTTGCTGGAGACAAAGACAAGATGGGTCACCTAGTGGGTGATATAAAGGTGGCTATTGATTTCATCACGGACGCATCATTGGAGGTGCTGAAATTGGCAGCCAGAAATATGGGGTATGCAGTGGCAGCTAGGAGGATGCTGTGGCTAAAACATTGGCAAGCAGATACCCCTTCCAAGTTCAATCTGTGTGCGCTCCCTTTCGAGGGGGAGTTGCTGTTTGGGCCAAAACTTGACAGTATTATTTCTAAGGCTTCGGCGGGCAAGAGCTCCTTTTTGCCGCAAGAAAGGCGTGTGAGACGTCAGCCAGTCCGTGCAGGCTGGGCGGACAGAATGCCGTTTAAGGATGCCAAGACCTATAGGCCTGGAAAGCAATTTGATAGGCAGCCCTTTTGGAGAAATCGCGGgcaaaatcagctcaaaaaagagTTCAAGCAGGGAAAGCCTAAATCGTTCTGA
- the LOC121401378 gene encoding uncharacterized protein LOC121401378 isoform X1 → MQQEPFAGWESLNVSSVAGLPVGDLGELYSYLYLLLFFQSMSSRSRRSRSSSRGSPRRRSHHSRKAVEKECSICDNPAMHNKKVCLMCWESMSGKRADDQWSAMRDWFKESMSKSLEDLVGTVTANVIQKVGPSAPVMGKESRDPKVPAECEARQQGAARCSLSATSEEEEELIVLDEDSSFDLDLIEPLVKAVRKVLELEDTEQEKKQDRMFKSSGKKDLVFPVHDVLKDIIKEEWAVPDKKYSEPRHMKKMYPYAEGDVSRWTNPPKVDAAITRVARKTTLPVDEGVSLKDPVERRQDTVLRKAYSVSGLLCKPAVAVTCVAKASKIWLQEIETELQLAGDKDKMGHLVGDIKVAIDFITDASLEVLKLAARNMGYAVAARRMLWLKHWQADTPSKFNLCALPFEGELLFGPKLDSIISKASAGKSSFLPQERRVRRQPVRAGWADRMPFKDAKTYRPGKQFDRQPFWRNRGQNQLKKEFKQGKPKSF, encoded by the exons ATGCAGCAGGAGCCGTTTGCTGGTTGGGAGAGCCTGAATGTAAGCAGTGTTGCAGGCCTACCGGTTGGGGACCTAGGTGAACTGTACAGCTACTTATATTTACTCCTCTTTTTTCAGAGCATGAGTTCTAGGAGCCGGAGATCCCGGTCATCCTCTAGGGG GTCACCTAGAAGGAGGAGTCATCATTCAAGGAAGGCGGTGGAAAAAGAGTGTTCAATATGTGATAATCCAGCGATGCATAACAAAAAAGTATGCCTAATGTGCTGGGAATCTATGTCTGGCAAAAGAGCAGATGATCAATGGAGTGCTATGAGAGACTGGTTTAAGGAGTCTATGTCTAAATCACTGGAGGACCTAGTAGGAACTGTGACAGCTAATGTGATACAGAAAGTGGGTCCCAGTGCCCCAGTAATGGGGAAAGAGAGCCGTGATCCTAAGGTGCCTGCGGAGTGTGAAGCACGTCAGCAGGGGGCAGCAAGGTGTAGCCTTTCGGCTActtcagaggaggaagaggagctaATTGTATTGGATGAAGATTCCTCGTTTGATTTGGATCTAATAGAACCTCTAGTAAAAGCTGTCCGGAAAGTATTGGAACTAGAGGACACTGAACAAGAGAAAAAGCAGGACAGAATGTTTAAATCATCAGGAAAGAAAGATCTGGTATTTCCAGTCCACGATGTACTGAAAGATATTATTAAGGAAGAGTGGGCAGTACCAGATAAAAAGTACTCAGAACCTAGACACATGAAGAAGATGTACCCGTATGCGGAGGGGGATGTGAGTCGGTGGACCAACCCCCCCAAAGTGGATGCTGCCATCACAAGGGTGGCTCGTAAGACCACATTGCCAGTGGATGAGGGGGTTTCCTTGAAGGATCCTGTAGAAAGGAGACAGGATACAGTGCTGAGGAAGGCCTATTCAGTTTCGGGGCTACTCTGCAAGCCAGCGGTAGCAGTCACGTGTGTGGCAAAGGCATCCAAAATCTGGCTGCAAGAGATAGAAACTGAGCTGCAGCTTGCTGGAGACAAAGACAAGATGGGTCACCTAGTGGGTGATATAAAGGTGGCTATTGATTTCATCACGGACGCATCATTGGAGGTGCTGAAATTGGCAGCCAGAAATATGGGGTATGCAGTGGCAGCTAGGAGGATGCTGTGGCTAAAACATTGGCAAGCAGATACCCCTTCCAAGTTCAATCTGTGTGCGCTCCCTTTCGAGGGGGAGTTGCTGTTTGGGCCAAAACTTGACAGTATTATTTCTAAGGCTTCGGCGGGCAAGAGCTCCTTTTTGCCGCAAGAAAGGCGTGTGAGACGTCAGCCAGTCCGTGCAGGCTGGGCGGACAGAATGCCGTTTAAGGATGCCAAGACCTATAGGCCTGGAAAGCAATTTGATAGGCAGCCCTTTTGGAGAAATCGCGGgcaaaatcagctcaaaaaagagTTCAAGCAGGGAAAGCCTAAATCGTTCTGA